A genomic region of Ensifer adhaerens contains the following coding sequences:
- the visN gene encoding transcriptional regulator VisN, which translates to MNISQADIAVWPLPTAPTRARGGGFSREQLLRRLGDIAGRGALGSGLAALTEYVGAGHYLLARYDLSQDNGLDFVVCSDWPFDVVRRLSGVVTSLHAKTTELEKCLAVLQPCFYALPDDIDLPRGMSREYCAITFNVGSLRFSLMLLVPEDVILSQESLRDVTLLAGYLASFTTRAEVRHDRDFELTERELECLFWIAEGKTSEEIAVILGISRNTINNYITSVMRKTATRTRSEAIAYAVRNNLV; encoded by the coding sequence ATGAACATTTCGCAAGCAGACATCGCTGTCTGGCCTTTGCCGACGGCGCCGACACGTGCACGCGGCGGCGGCTTCTCGCGCGAGCAGCTTTTGCGAAGGCTCGGGGATATTGCCGGGCGGGGCGCTCTGGGCAGCGGCCTGGCGGCATTGACCGAATATGTCGGCGCGGGCCACTATCTCCTGGCGCGTTACGACCTGTCGCAGGACAACGGGCTCGATTTCGTGGTCTGTTCCGATTGGCCCTTCGATGTCGTTCGACGTCTCTCCGGCGTCGTCACGTCGCTGCACGCCAAGACGACCGAACTGGAGAAGTGCCTGGCGGTATTGCAGCCCTGCTTCTACGCACTGCCCGATGATATCGACCTGCCGCGCGGCATGAGCCGCGAATATTGTGCGATCACCTTTAACGTCGGAAGCCTGCGCTTCTCGCTGATGCTGCTCGTCCCCGAAGACGTGATCCTGTCACAGGAGAGCCTGCGGGACGTCACGCTGCTTGCCGGTTATCTCGCGAGCTTCACCACGCGCGCAGAAGTCCGACATGACCGAGACTTCGAGCTGACGGAGCGCGAACTGGAATGCCTGTTCTGGATCGCCGAAGGCAAGACCAGCGAAGAGATCGCGGTGATCCTCGGAATCTCGCGCAACACCATCAACAACTACATCACCAGCGTCATGCGCAAGACTGCGACCAGGACGCGATCGGAAGCGATTGCTTACGCGGTGCGCAACAATCTTGTGTAA